CAACCTCTCTATCTCTAGCCAACCCTGGATTGGATAAGTTAATGTCCTCAGGTTAATCTTTATTAGGTAAGCAAAACAGAGGTTAATACACTCTAAAGCTTTAATGTGTTGCTgctttgatgactttttttgccTGACAACTTGTGTATTAGAATTCAATTATTCCTGGTTTCCTAAACTTGCATTATTGGCAGCATGTACTGTAGGTGGTGTTCTAATTCTTGTTGTGATGTGATTCCTACTatgcacacacacgtgtgtgcgcgcacacacacaaacacacacacgcacacacacgcacacatacacaaatacacctTCAAGACTGATCAAGAATATCTGCCTCTGTGAAGCAAGTTTTTAATGTTCACCCAAGGTTAACACTGATAAACACAGTTATACAACTTTTATTATGTGCTTTACTGCTGTATTTTCTCTGCTTATCATATTTTGGGcttttaagatcaatttgcaataaaagaaacaaatgaGCACATGTATATTCTTCGTGTAAAAAACTAATTacatttgtatgtttttttttatattcaagcTAAACATGCATGGTGGCaagaaaaaagcagcaaaaatcaTTCATTATATTGCTGAAAGTCACTTTTGTAAGAGCACATTTTAGTGTCAGTCCACCCTCAACACAAATTGCATGCGCAGTTTCTTATTTTTTGACAGCCACACACTTCATACCTATGCTAGATGCATGTGGGCGTTGAGACAGTCGCTCAGCTTACAAATGCATTTGAAAGCATCAATAACACATTTCCTGTGGTCTTTATTTCCAAGCAAAAGCACAAAGGTTTAACACTTGTTGACTTCTATGCCACCTTCTGAAGAAATTCTCTCCCAACAGACATATGTTCTTCTTACAGGGTGGGGGTGTTATTACAATCAAAGTCCTCCTGAGTTCCGAATATACACCAAAGCTGTTACATTTTAAGTTTCCTCTCTAAACTTCATACAATTTAACAGTATCATGCAATTTTAGACTGCTCCCAGACATCTAGTGGTCTGCTTGACAAGTCCAAAAATGTTCTTCTCAACAGGTGTATAGTTGCTTGACTTGAATAAGTCATACATAAGTAATATTGCTTGTGTCAACACCTAAAAGAAGAAGCTATTTTAAGGACTACTTTGAGCAACACTACTGACAGTTAGTCACACATGATTATTGCGTAAATCAGTAATGTCAAGTACCAACTAATTCCAGTCTGCATTCAGTTATACTCTCAATAGAGGTGACACTATTAATCATCATAACAAAGGCTTCTATAGGACTGACTTAAGATGGATCAGAGAAGCAAAACAAATGAACTGGAATATCATCCTGAGCTGTGATTCTTTCCCTGTTTTACCCAAACAACAAGTCAATACCTTATCAAAAAATGGAAAAGTAAAGAATTAAAGTAAAACTACTGACTCAAGAATGTTCCTTAAAAAATGTGCAAGTGCATTAAAACTTTAGCTTTTCCAATTATAATAACTATAGTGCCACATCTGCTCATAAAAGAAAGGAGGACATGAGGTTTTAGCTGTAATGAATCCAAAAGATTCTTAATTCACTGACTGTATGTTCACCTTtaagtatattattattattattattaaattgaattataaaGGGATCATCATATTGTTACGTGGCGGTCACATTACTTGACTGAATTTTCTCCTGTGCAGCAGTCGTGTCTCAAGACCCACCGAAGTCTGATTCAGGTTACCGGCGTATCTTATCTCCGCAGACCTTTGAAGGGAGAagataaagaaaacaaattgtGTGGGAGGCTGAAGATGTGGTTTATGATATTATGTTCTTGTAAAGAAAGttataaaggggaaaaaaacagcatcTGCCCCCACACTGGTCCTGCTTGAAAGGTGTCACTCTTTCAAGGATTGTGGTTTGCATACACTGCAGAAATGCAACGCAGCACCTTGGCAACATGCGGGATGTTCACTAAATGTCAACAAATTGCACACAATCCTGTATCAGAATGTCAGCTGATAAGGAATTTAAGGTGCACTTATGCAATCACATTGTTCTGTAGATACAATCCTATTTAAATAGATTCTCCAACatctaaaaagtaaaaaaatctgtaatttatttgttattttatgtcTTCATTTATCTGTGATTGACCTAAAGACGTCAATATGTTAATAATGCAACAGGGTGGAATAGTGAAAAATAATAGTTTGCAGAATAATTAATcaatataacaataacaatatgcTTTATTCCCATAGAAACCATGTGAAAGAAATATTGTAGACTTGGAAGACAGTACAAAAACTTGCCATCACAGCTCTAAACAGGATTTCAGGTGACTTAAAATAGTGCTTGTGGATTTTTGCTGCCCTCTTTTGTTCAGTCTGTGAAACTGAATATTGAGTCGGTGTGACGAGTGAGTTGGACTGTTGCCTCCCATCAGGCAATTACAAGCCCAGGGTCTGGACATAAAAGCCTTTACACTCATTTAAATGTTTACTTTGCAGTGATAAGGTTAATTTAACAAAGATGTTAATATATGTGTTAACATCTGTTATATAGTAACAGTGTATGCCGGAGGAAGTGATCTAAATTCATAGGGGTTTCAGCATTGGTTTGTCTGACACGTGACGGATTCTATtactgaaagtgtgtgtgatgtcCTGAAGCTACAATAAATCAATCAGTGAGCTGATTCATTCAGCACATGGGAAGGTTAGCTGATATACAATACATGTGACAGCAGCACTGATGCAGACTGCAGCTGTTTTCTATGCTGGGTATTAATGCAATTGTCCTTTGCACATAATAATTGGCAGATAAAATATGTGAATGAAaattaatgaatgaaaacattccTAGCGGACAACTGGCGAGAGACAGGGCCAAACAGTAGAGGCTTATGTATTTTAGTATGGTATATTAATGAGATTGTTTTTGTACTTTGTGAAGGTTGTCAGGCACCTCGGGGATGCAATCctagtgtttctgtgtttggttGATGTATTTGCTTCCTAAGAAGGGGCTCAGCCCACTTctaggtatgaatgtgtaactgtgtgaatgtgacaggtcgtcgttgcaaatgagaagttgttctcaatcgatttacctggataaataaaggttaaataatttttaaaaaattaaacaacTAATGTCAGCAGAAATAGCATCAAGAGCCCCAAAGAGGTTTAGTGATTTTGCATGCCTGGTTAGATAAGTCTCCATTTTATTAGTTTACACTCAGTGTAAAGCAGCAACACAAGAACGGACACATAAATTATGCCTTTAAGTATAAGTGTAGACATTACTATGTTGATACACTTGAAAAGATGAATAAGTCATTTACCAATAATCAGATAAAATGTGGATCTGCTTTCTTTGGCAATATCCCAGATGAATATGTAGGCCTATACAGTACCTAGGCTTGGTCTTTTTTGAGGATTGACCAGAGCTCAGAGTCATGTGGACAGCTATCGACAGTCATTGTTGTGTCAATGACAGTGCTCTTTCTCACCATTCTATAATCTATCACAATCTCCGGCATTACTGTACTGCAGGCAGTGCTAATTCACTATCAGTGATCAGCCGATGGAGTTACAATTAGAACAGGCATGCAATGTAGGCCTACAGAATGAACACAGTGATCAGGCTGGAAAAGAACACTTGTCCGGGGATGGTCGATTGGTTTTCTGTTCAAAACTACATATTTTTACTACATTTCTTTAATGCCGTAggctatatatttatttatatataaataattatagCCTACATTGTGAACTTAACAATATTATTAACCAAATATTATATACATAGATATGTGATCTATGTGATCGGATTTTCTGGTACAATGAAAATCCCATTATTTTGTAATTGTGTGATTATTAGGCATATTTTGTCAACAAAAAGGCTTTCAAAACTTTATGTTCGCAGCATTTATgatatgtttatttaatttgtttaattaatttattcacaattattgtttatataattgtcgTGGATTCTTggattttcttatttttttccatttatgtttattgttttatatttgctTTTGTTGCCGACTTTGAATAAATTGCGAAAACAAGATTCACTGACGTTGCGTTTCTCAAATACGTCATCAATCCACATCCTCTTGACATCATCAACACTCGCCAATAAAGCATGGCGCTACCGCTGTCAAGGGAAGCAGGATGATAACAGATTGACTGTGTTTTTGAACATTCAACGTGACTTTTAAAGCTTTCCGGTGCACAAAACAGGCCTCGCCTTCTTGGTCCAGTCCTTTATTTGCGATTTAATCCTTGTCGGCTGATCTTAGCAGGTATAGCGAGCCAGTTCTACACCAAAATGCACTCTGTGAAGGTCGGCTATTTAGCTTCGGCTGCGTGGCGAGCTCTCTCGAGTGGACTTTACTGTGGTGAGTTTATTAAAGTGTCCGCCTGCTGTCGTGTTCATTGTGCTGTCAGTCAGACTCGCTTTTGCCGAACAGCAGCCACGCCAGAAGAGACAGTCATCCGCATCCCTCGCTACATGCAGAAGCACATTGAAAGTGCAAAACAGACTCGGGGCAAAAACAAGATCAACACCATCAAAGCCGGCAAGCTCCTGATTCAGAGCAAGGATCCTGATCTGAACCAGTCGGCCGGATACACTCTTGGGAAGTTCGAGCAGCCCAATCTCTGCTCGAAAGGGTGGAAACACAACAAGTCCTTCGGTGACTATTTCACCATCAACAACACCCAGACCGTTGCACCTTTCGTTGTTAATAACCAGAACGAGGATGCTGAACAGGAAGCATCGCTGACGTTTAGTAACCTCCATATCTGCAAGGAGCTGGTGGAAGCTTTGGACAAGAGCCACATTACCCATCCCACCACTGTGCAGCTGCAGACCATCCCAAAGGCCCTGAAAGGTCACAACGTTCTCTGTGCTGCGGAGACGGGCAGTGGCAAAACGCTGACTTACCTCCTGCCGATTGTTCACAGGCTTCAAGCGGAGAAGAAGTCGGAGATGTACGCTGGGAGCGCGCGCAAGATCTGCGCTGTGGTTCTTGTGCCTTCCAGAGAGCTAGCTGAGCAAGTGGCGGCCGTGTCCAGGACTCTGTGTGCTCCGTTTGGCCTGCTGGCCAGGACTGTGGGTGGCGGGCGGGGCGTAGGACACATCAAGGCGGTCGTCAAGAAGGATCATCCGGATATTTTAGTGGCCACACCGGGCGCTCTGGTCAAGGCCCTGCGGAGACGCTTGGTGGACTTGAGCGAGCTGAGCTTCTTTGTGGTGGACGAGGCTGACACCATGTTCGACCCCAGCTTCTCTGACATGCTGGAGAACATCCTGCTCCACGCCAACATTGCTAGCGATCCCAAGGAAACCCGAGGCCCGGGCCGTAAAGCCCAGCTGCTGGTGGTGGGGGCCACCTTCCCTGGAGGTGTCGGGGAAGTGCTCAGCCAGGTGACAGACCTTGGCGGCATGGTGGTGATCAAGAGCAAGATGCTGCACTGCCTCATGCCACACGTCAAGCAGACGTTCCTGAAGGTGAAGGGCGCTGACAAGATCATGGAGCTCCACCAAGCCCTGAAGCCTCTCCAACAGGAAAAAGGAGGGGGTGCGGCTCTGGTGTTCTGCAACAAGTCCCCCACCGTCAACTGGCTGGGGTACTCGCTGGACGAGATGGGGGTGCGGCACGCGCGGCTGCAAGGGGAGATGCCTGCTGCTGTGCGTTCGGGAATCTTCCACTCCTTCCAGAAGGGCCTGGTCGATGTGCTGATATGCACAGACGTTGCTTCACGTGGCCTGGACACATCCCGGGTGCGCTTGGTTGTCAACTATGACTGCCCGGAATCCCACACAGACTACATCCACAGGGCAGGGAGAGTGGGGAGGGCAGgaggggtggaggatggggagGTGCTCAGCTTTGTCACTCATCCATGGGATGTGGAGCTGGTGCAAAATATTGAGACTGCTGCACGTAGGAGAAGTAGTTTGCCAGGGATGGAATCTGATATACGTGAGCCAAAACCCAAAGTAGTAGAGGCAGAGGAGTAGAAGTGTATGTTTGCAAGTTAAAAAGCTTCTGGTGGGACATGTTAGTAACTGTACGTGTTGTGTTGGGATGACAAACTCTAAATGTACAAAACGTTGTCAGCAGAAATGGTAAGCCAGATTTGTTCGAAACAGAATTACAGTAGGCTGTTTTTTCTTTGGCCAGTATGACTTAAAGAAGTAAGAATTAATTAAATTGCCAACTTTATGGTTGATCGTACAGGGGATGGAAATTCTACTAAAATGTGTGAATTTTGTTTTACCCTActttcagtgtttcctctatggtgaacatttctgccccccacggtatcagaaatagggctgcattgttagagtgcgtGTCGGAGAATAGCGTGGACACACGAGgatctgcccccactgctaaaaaaaaaaaaaaatcctaaaggaaacactgacttTCATTCAAACATTCCCAACTGGGataaagtgaaggggagattaATGAAAGTGACAAATCATGTTGTTTTGCCGAGCTACAACCTGAAATTGCTTAGTTCTGGTGTAATTTCTTAATTCTGATATTTAAAAGCACTAACATAAAGCATGATGTTAATGGGAATATGGAAGTGTGCTCTGTCTAAATTTAATGTTTCCATAGtgtcaaaatgttttcattaaGGCCTATATTTCCTGATGTAAATGTGCAGATTAGTCTGCTCATCAGTTGCTTATTTAGACTTAATATACATGTTACAATATTTCAATCAACTGATGCTGACTTTTTGTTAAAAATGCTTGAACTTTAAAGTAAAAACCTATTGCATAttcttctcactttttttttatttatttttctagcAGAAACAGGATTTTCTTCAGCCTAACTATTGTCAAAAGGTGTGTTGGTCATGTTGTGGCATCTGTTGGATGCAAAAATCTTTTTGTGCAAAAA
This sequence is a window from Perca flavescens isolate YP-PL-M2 chromosome 1, PFLA_1.0, whole genome shotgun sequence. Protein-coding genes within it:
- the ddx28 gene encoding putative ATP-dependent RNA helicase DDX28 yields the protein MHSVKVGYLASAAWRALSSGLYCGEFIKVSACCRVHCAVSQTRFCRTAATPEETVIRIPRYMQKHIESAKQTRGKNKINTIKAGKLLIQSKDPDLNQSAGYTLGKFEQPNLCSKGWKHNKSFGDYFTINNTQTVAPFVVNNQNEDAEQEASLTFSNLHICKELVEALDKSHITHPTTVQLQTIPKALKGHNVLCAAETGSGKTLTYLLPIVHRLQAEKKSEMYAGSARKICAVVLVPSRELAEQVAAVSRTLCAPFGLLARTVGGGRGVGHIKAVVKKDHPDILVATPGALVKALRRRLVDLSELSFFVVDEADTMFDPSFSDMLENILLHANIASDPKETRGPGRKAQLLVVGATFPGGVGEVLSQVTDLGGMVVIKSKMLHCLMPHVKQTFLKVKGADKIMELHQALKPLQQEKGGGAALVFCNKSPTVNWLGYSLDEMGVRHARLQGEMPAAVRSGIFHSFQKGLVDVLICTDVASRGLDTSRVRLVVNYDCPESHTDYIHRAGRVGRAGGVEDGEVLSFVTHPWDVELVQNIETAARRRSSLPGMESDIREPKPKVVEAEE